Genomic window (Mycolicibacterium smegmatis):
TCCACATCGGTGCGGAAGGCCTCCAGGAGCATCGGAGCGACATCGCGTGCGGCAGACATCGCGAGCGTCATCAGTTCGGTGGAGCGGTAGCTGGTCATCGTGTCCTCACATCCGCGACGTCCAGCTCGTGGACCCGGCGGCCGTCGCGATCGAATGCATGGGTTTCTGCGGCGTCGGCGAACAGGAACACCTGCTGCCCCACGCTCAGATCGGGCTTATCGATGGTGACGGCGAAGAATCGCTGACCGTCGCAGACGGTCTCGACGATCCAGCTGCCCCCGGTCGGCAGCAGTGCGGAGACCTCGGCGGTCAGGACGAATCCGGCACGCATCGGCGCACTGTCCAGGATGCGCACGGCTTCCGGGCGGAATCCGACCGACATCACCTCGGTGGCACAGGAGGACCCCGCGACGTAGCGCGCGGCCGCCCGCCGCCCCTCGGCGCCGGGCCCCTCGGCGTCGAGTTCGACGATGTTCATCGGCGGGTTGCCGAGGAACTCGGCGACGAACCGGTTCGCGGGCCGGTCATAGATCTCGGTCGGTGTACCGATCTGCTGCAGCCTGCCTTCGAACATGACCGCGATGCGGGTGGCCAGCGTCATGGCCTCCCACTGATCGTGCGTGACGAAGACGATGGTGGATCCGAACTCGCGGTGGATGCGGCCGAGTTCGGCACGCATCTCAAGGCGGAGCCGGGAATCGAGGTTGGACAGCGGCTCGTCGAGCAGCATCACGTCGGGATTGACCGCGAGCATGCGTGCCAGCGCCACGCGTTGTTGTTGCCCACCGGACAGCTGGGACGGGTAGCGGTCGCCGTAGCGCGCGATGCCCATGGTCTTCATCACCGAAGCCACTTGCTCCTGCTGCTGTGCCTTCGGCAGTTTGCGAAGCTTCACGCCGTAGGCGATGTTCTTCTCCACCGTGAGATGCGGCCACAGTGCATAGGTCTGGAAGACCAGGCCCATGCCGCGACGCTCGGCCGGAACGAACGTCCCTTCTGCAACCGAGTCCATCACGGTGTCCCCCACCGAGATCGATCCGGCGGTGGGGTGCTCGAGGCCTGCGATCATGCGCAAGGTGGTGGTCTTCCCGCAGCCGGAGGGCCCGAGCATGCACATGAAATCGCCGTCTTCGATGGTGAGGTTCAATGTCGAAACCGCATGGGGGCCGTCACCGCCGTAGTGCTTCTCCACGTCACGCAGCCTGATCTGTGGCATCGCTATCCTTCCAATCCGCTCGCGAGGTCTGTCTTGAGGAGTTTCTGAATCGAGTACGTGCCGAGGAATGCCACCGCCGCCACGATGAGCACGACGCCGTTGGCCGATTGGGTGTATCCGAAGTCCACCAGACGTATCGCCAACGTGGTCAACACGTCGCCGCCGGGAACCGCGAGGATGACGACCAGGCTCAGGCTCTTGATGCCGGATATGAAGGGCATCAGAATTCCTGCGGCCAACGCGCCCTTCTGAATCGGCAACACCACCGTGCCCATGCGTCGTAGCCAACCGGCGCCCATGATCTGCGCCGATTCCTCCGCATCGCGGCCCAGTTGCATCATCGCCGAGATACCGGCCCGCGAGGCGAACGGCATCTGATCGGCCAGGTAGATCAGCAGCAGAATGACGGTCGTGCCGTACAGCGCCGGTATCGGTCCGCGCGGCACCGCGAACAACGTGATGTAGGCGACCGCGAACGCGATCCCCGGCACCAGATAGGGAAGAAAGGTCAACTGCCGCAACACCGTCGACAGGATCCGTGATTCCGACCGCACCACCACGTAACCGACCAGCAGTCCGAGGATGCCCGCAGCGACCGAGGCGAGGCCCACGATCCAGAAACTGTTCCAGACAGCGCTCCAGACACTGGGACTCACCAGGATGCCGTCCGGGAACGCGGGCGTGTTCAGGTCACGCCCGATCCAGTATTGAAGCGTGAAGTTGTCGCGCGTGAACTCGGCAGGCACCTTCATGACGGTCGACAGGCACAGCACCGCGATCGGCACCGCCACGCTGACCGCGAACAATGCCGCGCACCACATCGTGGCCGGCGCGCGCCACCTACCCAGATCCACCGCGCGATTGAGGGCGCCCTTGCCACCGATTGTGACGAATCGCCTTGCCTCCTTGAGGAAATGCACGTCGACCCACAGGGACACCAGGCCGATCAGCACGATCGCCGCGACCAGGATCGCCGCGACACCGGTCTGGTCGGAGGCGATGCTGCGATACAGCGAGGTGGCGAGCACGTCGAACCCGACGGGCAGACCGAGGATGTATGCGACGCCGAACTCACCGAGCACCTTGGCAAGGATCAACGTGGTGGCCGAGATGAGCGCCGGACGCATCATCGGCACGATGATCGTGAAGGTGACGGCAAGACGGCTCGCGCCCAGTATCCGCGCCGACTCCTCGAGCTGAGAATCGAAGCGCTTGAGCGCATTTCCGACGAGCAGGATCACGAACGGCGAGAAGTGCATGGTGAAGATCACGATGATCGGGAGCCGGCCGTAGGCCAGCCAGTCGCCGGGCACGAACCCGAGCTGCTCCATCCAGCCCAGTTGGCCTCCCGCGGTTCGGTTCTTGAACACCGTGGTCCAGGCCAGTGCGAACGTCCACGACGGCAACATGTACGGCACGATCAACGCGGTGGCGAACCACTTGCGGCCGAAGACGTTGCTGCGGGCGATGAACCAGGCCGCGACACCGCCGACCACCAAGGCGAACAGCACCGAGAAGAAGGCGATCGTCACGGTGTTCCACAGCGGCGTCCAGAAGATGTCGACCGCCGTCGGCGAGCGCAGCACGCGCCACAGGTAGTAGGTGGTCGGCTCGCCCGTGGCCTTGCGTGTGATGCCCTCGTCGGCGCGTTCGACGCGGAACCCGTCGATCATCAACACCACGATGGGAACCGCGATCAGATAGCCGAACAGCACCAGCGTCAGCAGCCCGATCGCCGTGGTCGGGTTACGCAGCGCGACACGTGCCCGGTAGCCCAGTGCCCGGCGGGGCGGACCGTCCGGCAGCCGAGTCGAAACACTCACGGAAGGGGTCCTTGTCTCTCTACACCGAAGACATCCATAAATGTGGATGTCTTGTCATAGTGACACAGCTGCGACGAGATGTACATCACCCCGATCAACTTCGGTGGCTCGCCTCACCGCCGCCCCGAGCCGGCTGGCTTAGCATGGTCGGGTGACCCACAGCGCTACCCAACCCGGCGCTATCAGCGACTTCGTCCCGGTCGATCAGTCGGTGTCACTCCCCCTCTACGTGCAGGTGATCGACCAGATCGAGAACGGCATCAGACGCGGCAGCCTCCCGCCAGGTTCGTTCCTGCCCGCCGAGCCACAGCTCGTACGTGACTTCCAAGTGGCCCGCGGCACCCTGCGCCGGGCGATCGACTACCTGATCGACAAGGGTCTGATCGTGCGCGTCCGGGGCGTCGGAACCCGGGTCGCGGCCGCGCCGGGCATCGACAAACCCGGGATCCGCAGTCTGTACGCCGAACTTGCGGCGGCCGACCGCAAACCCGCGACCAAAGTGCTCACCGTCGACACCGCCGAGGCCGACCGCGCATTGTCCGACATCACCGGGTTCGCCATCGGCACACCGTTGCGGATCATCCGCAGGCTACGACTGGCCAACGATCTTCCGGTCGCGGTGATGGAGAACTACTTCCCCGCCGAGTTCCCCGAACCGCGGGTGGACGAACTCACCGAGCGCAGCATGGACGAATACTGGGAACGCATCGGGCATTCCGCCGCGATGGTGCGCCAGGAGGTCATCGCGTGCCTGCCGACCGCAGAGCAGTCGGCGTTGCTCCGCATCGAGCCAGGGACCCCGATACTCTCCGAACACCTTCGGGTCTATGACGATTCGCGGCAGTTCACCAACTATTCGCGAAACTTCTACCATCCCACGCTGTACCGGATGACCTCGGTCTCCACCACTCAGTGACGGCCCGGCTCAGTATTCCTGCGGTTTCACCGCCAGCACCGGTTTGGGGCACTCCAGCAGCAACCGCTGCGACACGCTGCCGAGCAGGAGCTTGCCCACCGGGCTGCGGTGGCGGATCCCGATCACCAGCAGCTCGGCGTCGGGCCTGTCCATGGCGGTGAGCAGTTCCTCGGCCGCGTCCACGCCCACCGGCTGCCGGATCTCGAACGGCACGCCGCTGTCCCGCAGATGCTCCTCGACGTCGTGGACCTCGCCCGAGCGCGCGAACCGCGCGTCGACGTAGGCGTCACCCGCGGTCGCGTTGATCACCAGCACGCCGGTGTCCCGCCGATTGGCCTCGGCGATCCCGTGTTCGATCGCGGCCCGGCCGAACTGATCCGCGCTGTAGCCGATGACGATCATCGCTGGGCCTGCGCTTTCTCCTGCTGATCCACATCGTCCTCGACGATCAACAGCGTCTCCTCACTGCGGTGCATCAACCTGAGCACCAGCGGCATGAGCAGCAGGATCGCCATGAGGACATAGACCACGATCGCGACCGGTTCGGTGAACAGGCTCGACCAGTCACCGCCACCGAGCTGAAGGCTCTGGCGCAGTTGCCGTTCGATGCGCGGGCCGAGGATCACGCCGATGATGAGCGGCAGCACCGGAAGCCCGAAGCGGCGCATCATGAGACCCAGCAGCCCGAACACCAACAGCAGCGCCAGATCCAGCGCCTGCACGTTCACCGCGAGCGCACCCAGCGTCGCGAAGAACAGGATGCCGGCGTACAGGTAGGGCCGCGGAGTGCGCAGCAGCCGCGCCCACAGTGGCGCCAGCGGCAGGTTGAGGACCAAGAGCAGGAAGTTGCCGATGAACAGGCTCGCGATCAGCGTCCAGATCAGCAGCGGCTCCTTCTCGAAAAGCGTTGGACCGGGCTGGATTCCGTAGGACACGAACGCCGTGAGCATGACCGCCGCGGTGGCGTTGGTGGGCAGACCCAGCGACAGCATGGGAACCAACGTTCCTGCGGCCGAGGCGTTGTTGGCCGCCTCCGGGCCTGCGACACCTTCGATCGCTCCCTTGCCGAACTCCTC
Coding sequences:
- a CDS encoding GntR family transcriptional regulator, which produces MTHSATQPGAISDFVPVDQSVSLPLYVQVIDQIENGIRRGSLPPGSFLPAEPQLVRDFQVARGTLRRAIDYLIDKGLIVRVRGVGTRVAAAPGIDKPGIRSLYAELAAADRKPATKVLTVDTAEADRALSDITGFAIGTPLRIIRRLRLANDLPVAVMENYFPAEFPEPRVDELTERSMDEYWERIGHSAAMVRQEVIACLPTAEQSALLRIEPGTPILSEHLRVYDDSRQFTNYSRNFYHPTLYRMTSVSTTQ
- a CDS encoding universal stress protein encodes the protein MIVIGYSADQFGRAAIEHGIAEANRRDTGVLVINATAGDAYVDARFARSGEVHDVEEHLRDSGVPFEIRQPVGVDAAEELLTAMDRPDAELLVIGIRHRSPVGKLLLGSVSQRLLLECPKPVLAVKPQEY
- a CDS encoding ABC transporter ATP-binding protein: MPQIRLRDVEKHYGGDGPHAVSTLNLTIEDGDFMCMLGPSGCGKTTTLRMIAGLEHPTAGSISVGDTVMDSVAEGTFVPAERRGMGLVFQTYALWPHLTVEKNIAYGVKLRKLPKAQQQEQVASVMKTMGIARYGDRYPSQLSGGQQQRVALARMLAVNPDVMLLDEPLSNLDSRLRLEMRAELGRIHREFGSTIVFVTHDQWEAMTLATRIAVMFEGRLQQIGTPTEIYDRPANRFVAEFLGNPPMNIVELDAEGPGAEGRRAAARYVAGSSCATEVMSVGFRPEAVRILDSAPMRAGFVLTAEVSALLPTGGSWIVETVCDGQRFFAVTIDKPDLSVGQQVFLFADAAETHAFDRDGRRVHELDVADVRTR
- a CDS encoding ABC transporter permease, with protein sequence MSVSTRLPDGPPRRALGYRARVALRNPTTAIGLLTLVLFGYLIAVPIVVLMIDGFRVERADEGITRKATGEPTTYYLWRVLRSPTAVDIFWTPLWNTVTIAFFSVLFALVVGGVAAWFIARSNVFGRKWFATALIVPYMLPSWTFALAWTTVFKNRTAGGQLGWMEQLGFVPGDWLAYGRLPIIVIFTMHFSPFVILLVGNALKRFDSQLEESARILGASRLAVTFTIIVPMMRPALISATTLILAKVLGEFGVAYILGLPVGFDVLATSLYRSIASDQTGVAAILVAAIVLIGLVSLWVDVHFLKEARRFVTIGGKGALNRAVDLGRWRAPATMWCAALFAVSVAVPIAVLCLSTVMKVPAEFTRDNFTLQYWIGRDLNTPAFPDGILVSPSVWSAVWNSFWIVGLASVAAGILGLLVGYVVVRSESRILSTVLRQLTFLPYLVPGIAFAVAYITLFAVPRGPIPALYGTTVILLLIYLADQMPFASRAGISAMMQLGRDAEESAQIMGAGWLRRMGTVVLPIQKGALAAGILMPFISGIKSLSLVVILAVPGGDVLTTLAIRLVDFGYTQSANGVVLIVAAVAFLGTYSIQKLLKTDLASGLEG